One genomic segment of Streptomyces sp. NBC_00239 includes these proteins:
- a CDS encoding lipocalin/fatty-acid binding family protein, translating into MAIEGTWEMISSDNYGEYLKAAGVGLIQRNALEKSSMTEELASADGRWELSVRTQVKTTKVSFTLGVDFETVAADGRTVTACFTRDGDTLVEVQEIGGERVQVFRKYGPSEMTAAYSAKGVTATRVFKRL; encoded by the coding sequence ATGGCGATCGAGGGCACGTGGGAGATGATCAGCAGTGACAACTACGGCGAGTACCTGAAGGCCGCCGGCGTCGGCCTGATCCAGCGGAACGCGCTGGAGAAGTCCTCTATGACCGAGGAGCTGGCGAGCGCGGACGGCAGGTGGGAGCTGTCCGTCCGGACTCAGGTCAAGACCACCAAGGTGTCGTTCACCCTGGGGGTGGACTTCGAGACTGTGGCTGCGGACGGGCGCACCGTGACGGCGTGTTTCACCCGGGACGGGGACACCCTGGTCGAGGTGCAGGAAATCGGTGGCGAGCGGGTCCAGGTGTTCAGGAAGTACGGCCCGAGCGAGATGACCGCCGCTTACAGCGCCAAGGGTGTGACGGCCACGCGCGTGTTCAAGCGTCTCTGA
- a CDS encoding leucine-rich repeat domain-containing protein, with product MTSEREPQPYVNRWGDTSEPAPERRGIRQDACLCVEQSRPRPRARVGFHTERQDVSAPGWLRLLELIDEAAADGREEFRPLVGLNPEERRQIVTLPPSIARLTMVKHLVLCGSNLVRIPPEIGAMTSLEEFTPYTSYRLHWFPYELTRCPKLSRSTVSTRALFVNYKLRPSFPRLQPDLDRVTELALEDLDPRRRGTTIIRRCSVCDRPIEQDGLQQRWISLRVATDVLPLLVNACSSACVASLPHGARGYVHTPHKGGRVDQPPSEWD from the coding sequence ATGACGAGTGAGAGAGAGCCGCAGCCCTACGTCAACCGCTGGGGTGATACGTCGGAACCGGCCCCGGAGCGGCGCGGAATTCGCCAGGATGCTTGCCTGTGTGTCGAGCAGTCCAGGCCGCGTCCGCGAGCCCGGGTCGGATTTCACACCGAGCGCCAGGATGTGTCCGCTCCGGGCTGGCTGCGTCTGCTGGAGCTGATTGACGAGGCTGCTGCCGACGGGCGCGAGGAGTTCCGCCCTCTCGTGGGGCTCAACCCGGAGGAGCGGCGGCAGATCGTCACCCTGCCGCCGAGCATCGCGCGGCTGACCATGGTCAAGCATCTCGTGCTCTGCGGCAGCAACCTGGTCCGGATACCGCCCGAGATCGGTGCCATGACCAGCCTGGAGGAGTTCACTCCCTACACCTCTTACCGGCTGCACTGGTTTCCGTACGAACTCACCCGATGCCCGAAGCTGTCGCGAAGCACGGTGAGTACACGCGCGCTGTTCGTCAACTACAAGCTGCGACCGTCATTCCCCCGCCTGCAGCCTGACCTGGACCGGGTCACGGAACTCGCCCTGGAAGACCTCGATCCCAGACGCCGGGGCACCACAATCATCCGCAGATGCAGCGTCTGCGACCGCCCGATCGAACAGGATGGGCTCCAACAGAGGTGGATCTCACTGCGCGTGGCCACAGACGTATTGCCCCTGCTGGTGAACGCCTGCTCCTCTGCCTGTGTCGCCTCGCTGCCCCACGGCGCGCGGGGCTACGTCCACACGCCGCACAAGGGGGGCCGCGTCGACCAGCCGCCATCCGAATGGGACTGA
- a CDS encoding M28 family peptidase, which yields MALSASLVGAIAGTASATPSAPSAAAQKGSPAARAVAAADLAVDSGLDALVNSAQEQYDRRLVTPWVKDLYSVSYERSYRGLPVVGGDAVVLADGSGRIRALQSASSVRIDVATQPSVTAKKAETASRKKLASVDKVESSRLVVRLKGDKPVLAWETVLRGRTKSAPSKLHVFVDARTGRVVDSYDDVVAGTGNSKWNGPGPLTIDTTASGSTYSLRDPVRTGLSCADYSTNTVFSKSSDSWGTGNPTSKETGCVDLMFAAQKQWDMLSQWLGRNGVNGNGRSFPAKVGLGELNAYWDGSSVTIGRNSANEWIAGTDVVAHEYGHAIDSNTPGGTSGQEAGLGEGTGDIFGALTEAYINQPAPYDVPDYLVGEVINLQGRGPIRNMYNPPAVNNDPACYSSSIPGTEVHAAAGPLNHWFYLLSEGTNPGGGKPSSSTCNQSTLTGVGIQTAGKIFYGGMLLKTSSMSYKKYRTATLSSSKTLDTTCGLFNKTKAAWDAISVPAQAADPTCTPSGQNNDFSMSLNPSSGTIQQGGSVTTTVGTAVTTGTAQSVALTATGLPAGVSASFNPATVQAGQSSVLTLTATSNAAPGTSTVVVKGQGTTLSHTTDYTLNVGGTQPGNDPPDINVANVQAHLTQFNTIASQNGGHRRAGSAGYTQSLAYVKGKLQAAGFTVTEQNCTSCTYPSNNLIADWPGGPDDQVVMFGAHLDGVSAGPGINDNGSGSAALLENALVLAQKNPTMTKHVRFAWWTDEEQGLNGSAFYVNRLTTAQRATIKAYYNFDMVGSTNGGYFINNVNSAAAAPLKAYWTSLNLAPEENTEGQGRSDDYSFQQGGIPTSGYAAGASARKTSAQAQKWGGSANTAYDSCYHSACDTTSNINATVLNRSADGVAYTVWKQAVGGTTPAQDFSIGVSPSAGSTAPGGSVSATVNTTTVSGAAQTVGLAVSGAPAGVTATLNPTSVQSGNSSALSVQVGASTTPGTYTLTVTGSGTVSHTTTYTLTVTGGGSCSPRQLVVNGGFENGTSPWSASTGVITNDSRQAAHGGSYKVWLGGTGGTSNERAGQSVSIPTGCSSYRLSFFIHIDTNETENIAYDTATVKVGGRQLASYSNLDAAAGYVEKSYDLSSFAGQTVTLDFASVEDQSLQTSFVLDDVSIQVS from the coding sequence ATGGCGCTGTCCGCGAGCCTCGTCGGCGCCATCGCCGGAACGGCGTCGGCGACACCGTCGGCACCCTCGGCGGCGGCCCAGAAGGGCAGCCCCGCGGCCCGCGCCGTCGCCGCCGCGGACCTGGCAGTCGACAGCGGCCTCGACGCGCTGGTCAACTCGGCCCAGGAGCAGTACGACCGACGTCTCGTCACCCCTTGGGTGAAGGACCTCTACTCGGTGTCGTACGAGCGCAGCTACCGCGGCCTGCCGGTCGTCGGCGGTGACGCCGTGGTCCTCGCCGATGGCTCCGGGAGGATCCGCGCCCTCCAGTCCGCCTCCTCCGTGCGCATCGACGTGGCGACCCAGCCGTCGGTCACCGCGAAGAAGGCCGAGACGGCCTCGCGGAAGAAGCTGGCCTCGGTCGACAAGGTCGAGAGCAGCCGGCTGGTGGTCCGCCTCAAGGGCGACAAGCCGGTGCTGGCCTGGGAGACCGTGCTGCGAGGCCGTACCAAGAGCGCGCCCAGCAAGCTGCACGTCTTCGTCGACGCCCGCACCGGTCGCGTCGTCGACAGTTACGACGACGTGGTCGCGGGCACCGGCAACAGCAAGTGGAACGGGCCCGGCCCGCTCACCATCGACACCACCGCCTCGGGTTCCACGTACTCCCTCCGCGACCCGGTCCGCACCGGCCTGAGCTGTGCCGACTACAGCACCAACACGGTCTTCTCGAAGTCCTCCGACTCCTGGGGCACCGGCAACCCCACGAGCAAGGAGACCGGCTGCGTCGACCTGATGTTCGCCGCACAGAAGCAGTGGGACATGCTCAGCCAGTGGCTGGGCCGCAACGGCGTCAACGGCAACGGCCGCAGCTTCCCCGCCAAGGTCGGACTCGGCGAGCTCAACGCCTACTGGGACGGCAGCTCGGTGACCATCGGGCGCAACAGCGCCAACGAGTGGATAGCCGGCACGGACGTGGTGGCCCACGAGTACGGGCACGCCATCGACTCCAACACTCCCGGAGGCACCAGCGGTCAGGAGGCCGGGCTCGGCGAGGGCACCGGTGACATCTTCGGCGCGCTGACCGAGGCGTACATCAACCAGCCCGCCCCCTACGACGTCCCCGACTACCTGGTGGGCGAGGTCATCAACCTCCAGGGGCGGGGCCCGATCCGCAACATGTACAACCCGCCGGCCGTCAACAACGACCCGGCCTGCTACAGCTCGTCGATCCCCGGCACCGAGGTGCACGCCGCCGCGGGCCCGCTGAACCACTGGTTCTACCTGCTGTCCGAAGGCACCAACCCCGGCGGCGGCAAGCCCAGCAGCAGCACCTGCAACCAGAGCACCCTGACCGGGGTGGGGATACAGACCGCCGGCAAGATCTTCTACGGCGGCATGCTGCTCAAGACCAGCAGCATGAGCTACAAGAAGTACCGCACGGCGACGCTCAGCTCCTCCAAGACGCTCGACACGACCTGCGGCCTCTTCAACAAGACGAAGGCGGCCTGGGACGCGATCAGCGTGCCCGCCCAGGCGGCGGACCCGACCTGCACCCCGAGCGGTCAGAACAACGACTTCTCGATGTCGCTCAACCCCTCGTCCGGCACCATCCAGCAGGGCGGTTCGGTGACCACCACCGTCGGCACCGCCGTCACGACCGGCACCGCGCAGTCGGTGGCCCTGACCGCCACCGGCCTGCCCGCCGGGGTCAGCGCCTCCTTCAACCCCGCCACCGTCCAGGCCGGCCAGTCCTCCGTGCTGACCCTGACCGCCACCTCCAACGCTGCGCCCGGCACCTCCACAGTCGTCGTCAAGGGCCAGGGCACCACGCTGTCGCACACCACCGACTACACCCTCAACGTCGGCGGAACCCAGCCCGGCAACGACCCGCCGGACATCAACGTCGCCAATGTGCAGGCGCACCTGACCCAGTTCAACACCATCGCGAGCCAGAACGGCGGCCACCGCCGTGCGGGCAGCGCCGGCTACACCCAGTCGCTGGCCTACGTGAAGGGCAAGCTGCAGGCCGCCGGATTCACGGTGACCGAGCAGAACTGCACCTCCTGCACCTACCCGTCGAACAACCTGATCGCCGACTGGCCGGGCGGCCCCGACGACCAGGTCGTCATGTTCGGCGCACACCTGGACGGCGTCTCTGCGGGCCCCGGCATCAACGACAACGGCTCGGGCTCCGCCGCACTCCTGGAGAACGCCCTCGTCCTCGCCCAGAAGAACCCGACGATGACCAAGCACGTCCGGTTCGCCTGGTGGACCGACGAGGAGCAGGGCCTCAACGGCTCCGCCTTCTACGTCAACCGGCTCACCACCGCCCAGCGCGCGACCATCAAGGCCTACTACAACTTCGACATGGTCGGCTCCACCAACGGCGGCTACTTCATCAACAATGTCAACTCCGCCGCCGCCGCACCCCTCAAGGCGTACTGGACCTCCCTGAACCTGGCGCCCGAGGAGAACACCGAGGGCCAGGGCCGCAGCGACGACTACTCCTTCCAGCAGGGCGGCATCCCGACCTCCGGGTACGCGGCCGGCGCGAGCGCCCGCAAGACCTCGGCGCAGGCCCAGAAGTGGGGCGGCTCCGCCAACACCGCGTACGACTCCTGCTACCACAGCGCCTGTGACACGACCAGCAACATCAACGCGACGGTCCTGAACCGCAGCGCCGACGGTGTCGCCTACACCGTCTGGAAGCAGGCCGTCGGCGGCACCACCCCGGCCCAGGACTTCTCCATCGGCGTGAGCCCGTCCGCGGGCAGCACGGCCCCCGGCGGGTCCGTCTCGGCGACGGTGAACACCACCACCGTGAGCGGCGCCGCCCAGACCGTGGGCCTGGCCGTCTCCGGCGCACCGGCCGGCGTGACCGCCACGCTCAACCCGACGTCCGTCCAGTCCGGCAACTCCTCGGCCCTGTCCGTCCAGGTCGGCGCGAGCACCACGCCCGGCACCTACACCCTGACGGTCACCGGCTCGGGCACCGTCAGCCACACCACCACCTACACGCTGACCGTCACGGGCGGCGGCTCCTGCAGCCCGCGCCAGCTCGTGGTCAACGGCGGCTTCGAGAACGGCACCAGCCCCTGGAGCGCGAGCACGGGCGTGATCACCAACGACTCGCGGCAGGCGGCGCACGGCGGCAGTTACAAGGTGTGGCTGGGCGGCACGGGCGGCACTTCCAACGAGCGCGCCGGGCAGTCCGTTTCCATCCCCACGGGCTGCTCCTCGTACCGGCTCTCGTTCTTCATCCACATCGACACGAACGAGACCGAGAACATCGCCTACGACACGGCCACGGTCAAGGTGGGCGGCCGGCAGCTGGCGTCCTACTCCAACCTGGACGCGGCCGCCGGCTACGTGGAGAAGTCCTACGACCTCTCGTCCTTCGCCGGGCAGACCGTCACCCTCGACTTCGCGTCGGTGGAGGACCAGTCCCTGCAGACCTCGTTCGTCCTGGACGACGTCTCGATCCAGGTGAGCTGA